Below is a genomic region from Neisseria arctica.
CGATGTTGTGGGCACGCATATCACGCATAATTTCCCGTACTTCGTCATCTGTTTCACCAAGGCCGACCATAATGCCCGATTTGGTAGGAATATGTGGCATCATTTCTTTATAACGGCGTAATAATTCGAGAGAATGCTTATAATCTGAGCCCGGGCGGGCCTGTTTGTATAGGCGCGGGTGAGTTTCCAAATTATGGTTTAATACATCAGGCGGAGTTTGAGCAAGAATCTCTAAGGCGATATCTAAACGCCCACGGAAATCGGGCACAAGAATTTCGATTTTGGTTTGCGGGCTCTTTTCGCGGATGGCATTGATACAATCGGCAAAATGTTGGGCACCGCCATCACGCAGATCGTCTCGGTCAACAGAGGTAATCACGACATAGCGCAGATTCATCGCCGCAACCGATTCTGCCAAATTTTTCGGTTCGTCCGGATCTAGCGGGTTGGGGCGGCCGTGTCCTACGTCGCAAAATGGGCAGCGGCGGGTACAGATATCGCCCATAATCATAAATGTTGCGGTTCCCTTGCTGAAGCATTCGCCGATGTTAGGGCATGAGGCTTCTTCACATACGGTATGCATTTTTTGATCGCGCAGTATGTTTTTAATTTCGAAAAATTTTTTTCCACTTGGTAATTTGGCGCGAATCCACTCGGGTTTTTTTAGTTTTTCTTCAAGAGGAACAACTTTAATCGGAATGCGCGCGGTTTTGTCGGCACCTTTCAGTTTGATGCCTTGTTT
It encodes:
- the lipA gene encoding lipoyl synthase, whose amino-acid sequence is MSEIKTDPKQGIKLKGADKTARIPIKVVPLEEKLKKPEWIRAKLPSGKKFFEIKNILRDQKMHTVCEEASCPNIGECFSKGTATFMIMGDICTRRCPFCDVGHGRPNPLDPDEPKNLAESVAAMNLRYVVITSVDRDDLRDGGAQHFADCINAIREKSPQTKIEILVPDFRGRLDIALEILAQTPPDVLNHNLETHPRLYKQARPGSDYKHSLELLRRYKEMMPHIPTKSGIMVGLGETDDEVREIMRDMRAHNIEMITVGQYLQPSDGHLPVLRYVTPAQFKEFEQEAYAMGFTNAAIGAMVRSSYHADEQAEIALKESQEQTTTIN